From Solanum stenotomum isolate F172 chromosome 2, ASM1918654v1, whole genome shotgun sequence:
ttttagccaaataattaattgttggataaccgcgtgttagcgggcatttcgggtgctttcaaacccttcccgaaatgctaatatgaacctCGAATcctctttaaatattttcattagatttactgttttaatcttttgaaaaaataagttttcttgatttttcttaaaaattaagtggcgactcttaaaccagtccaaaaatattttcctaataaaacagTATTCCTCTTCATTCTTTGGATATAATTTTGGATTGATCGCATAGCATTGTTGTTTATCATGATTTTGTAATTTGTGATTTTTGCAACACTTTGACATGTAATCATAATtgattttaatacattttcaaCAATCTATTCAAAATTTCTCTTCATTCATACGTTAAttcttttagaaaaatcactCTATTAAACTTCAACCTTAACACTAGCACATATAGATCTCATTTTATTGTGTGTCTTTATGTTTATTTGCAAAGTCTTTTCGTTCCTAGATACCAAAAAAAAGTGATGGAAGTGAGGAAAAAGAGATTCATGTAATCACAATAGCGATCTCCTccactaaattaaataatagaACTCATTTTAGAGTGCGCGTTGAATAAAcccaattaaaatatataatatagaaaACAGGCTTTGAAAAAAGATTGACGTAGTCTTTCAATATTGTAACATGAATCAAAACATACACATTGCTTAGTAATCATTTGTTGCATACTTGGATCACATTTTTTAGGAGTCTGTCTACATAACAATTATAGATCTGGCTAGCCATTTATGTAATTTTAGATCTAACAATTTGAGTTTGAGTATgaacttgtaattattttgaattttatggtccatttatgtaattttccctttaaaattattatacttaaattttgttttcttaacaTGAGCTCAAACGTATAAAGTACAGTGTTGGACCATGTTTAACACAAATATATCTgtctaattttatttataagtgtatctcaaaaaattgtttatactccttttttaaatttaaatttaattagagGCACGAATAACACCTTTCAACAAAGATGcttatcattttctttaaaaaaaattatcatctctacgtaaaaagaaattgattgaaaattttaataattatattttaatatttttatttcactaaATACTTGATATCtaataaaatgaattttttttatccaagCTTAAATAATATCGTATTCTATATAGAATAAGATGCTATAAGCACACAACTTCATGCATAACGTGTGTATTTGAGCTATGAGCTTGTAACCAAGAGTGTGAGTCCCACTTTAGCACTctcatcattttgatttattcatcttactttttaatatgttataggttagaaaattaagttaaaagttctataaattataatgattaataatttaaaaatactcgattatatatttaaaaattatgtaaaaaagtactataaaacacaataattaaaatttaaaattcatataaaaatttagttggctctccaaatttcatatgtgccacataaattgaaataaagggagtaatatatattatttgaaatgacataaaaaatattatgaataaaaaataattaacaacttcaaatatctttaaaaacatataattttttagggCAAAATTCACGTATAGCCACTCAAAATTAGCTTAATTACGctttatagttatagtttgctgattatgattcgtagctacatgttatatggaggagagtggcgagcgagattgggagagggaagagagaggcgagtgagagagggcagagagtgggagataGGTGAATTGTATAAGTATAtgggttagataattgtatatatgtaactactatgtatatgtatcaattattgtatttgtatatctacaTACAAATtggaggagagtggcgagcagattgggagagagaggagagaggcgagcgagagagggcagagagtactgggagagaggtgaattgtatatgtatatcggttatataattgtatatatgtaaatactatgtatatgtatcaattattgtatttgtatatttgcatataatttgaatttgtatcaattgaattgagttaaaaaatttgaatttgtatttcgtatacaattgaattaagctaaaacatttgaatttgtatatccaatctctctcgctttatacaaacacaaaatatacatgtatttgtataatttgtgttNgagagggaggagagaggcgagcgagagagggcagagagtactgggagagaggtgaattgtatatgtatatcggttacataattgtatatatgtaaatactatgtatatgtatcaattattgtatttgtatatttgcatataatttgaatttgtatcaattgaatcgagttaaaaaatttgaatttgtatttcgtatacaattgaattgagttaaaacatttgaatttgtatatccaatctctctctcgctttatacaaacacaaaatatacatgtatttgtataatttgtgtttgcaTAAAGCGCGAGAGagaggcaaaagagaactgagtagggaaatattgtatttgtataattataagtgtatagggcGGAGAGATATGTATTCGTATTTGTATATCACGTCTCTCTCGCttcatacaaatacaaattatacatttgtgtttgtataaagtgagagagagatTGACAAAAGAGTAGTGAGAGAGAGAATAGGCAgggagaggagagaggcgagggatAGATGACTGAAAagggaggagagtggcgagcgaaaTTCCagagagaggggagagaggcgagagagaggaagaagaagagaggagagaggagagaggagagaggagagaaagAATGTAATTATAGCTAGAAATAAGTtccaaattataattaatacaaattgTAGCTATATTAgataattaactagtatatatttacttaatgaaataatttcccctttttttaattaactctCCAAATTGTTTCTGTCACATGGAAAATTTGGGAAGCaaactaaaatcaaaataaataaatatttattacaaCATAATGGAGAAATCTAAAATCTGATTGGCCAAAAATCGTGTAGCGCTGTCACAAATGCCACGTCATAAAAAACAGCCGAATGATCTGGAACATTCCCCAACCCCCGCAAAATCTATTAAgaccaacttcttcttctttttcttcatcatgtATGTCTCTCAAATTCACTACTACGATTTCTGAAGAACAATCGACCCGACAAATTGTATTTGGATCCGAATAATCGACCCGAATATGAAAACCCGACAAATTTCGATAGCCATTGTTCTATGTGCATCACTCTTTGTTCTCAACGTACAATCTAAAACCGTTGATCCTTATAAGGTATGTATGATTttctatttattgttttttcccGTTTGAATTTATGTATGatatatgaatttttcataTTGGCACGAATTAGGCCCGAATATAGTGGAATTTGAAATGGATATAGAGGATTTTAACTACATTGATTGAGCATCTTGAGGGCTAATTGATTTAAATTTTCACACTGTTAGATTTTGAACTGATTTTGGTGATTGAGTTTTCATGGGTAGCCCGGTGCATTAAAGCTTCGGGCTTTGTACATGGGTCTATTATACACAGCCTTGTCCTGTATTTATGGAAGAGGCTGTTTCCACGACTTTTGAACCCATGACAGCAACTTTACTAGCTATGCCAAGGGTACCCCTTTGGTGATTGAGTTTTCGTgatgtttttgatttttttgtttttatttgtccGTTGGTTTTGTTTGGGGTTTATTGGAATTGCTCAATTTAACCAGTTTTTGTATATTAGGATAATGTTGTAATTGAGAAATTGTGTTTTGAAACTAGGAGTAAATGAAGGATTGTCCCTTGGAAAGAAGGGAAGCAGACGATAtcctcaaaaaaaaagaaaaagggaagcAAATGTATTATTGATTTGACTGTGGAATAATATctgttttatgtaattttcatatttaaatgaTATGTAAAAGTTTAATGAGAATGTAAAAGGAGAAACTCCCAGTATGCTGATATGCGTATGATGgattctgaaaaaataaaatagtcatGATGCATTGGTTTCATTGTTAGCCCAGATTTTTCATCTGTTACGGCTGATATATACACACATCTTTGTGGCACAAAGACAAACACTGTAAAGAGGAACCACAAAAATACCGTTTGAAGTTAGGTGTGGCAAGTACTGAAATCTCAAATTGATCACTTTgtttatattcttcaaaatgGAGACTAAATGAAAAAGTTCTGATCCTCTCGTGTTTGTtagttttaagaaaataaacctGAAATATTCGGCATTGTTAAGCCTAAAGATTTAACTATGTGACGGTTCATAATGCTAGAATAGCTATATATACTGAGTGTCCATGCAGAGTGATTACCTCATCTTCCATGGTTAACAATGATTTTGAATTATTCCAGGTGCTTGGAGTTGATAAAAGCGCAAGTCAGCGTGAAATCCAGAAAGCTTTTCACAAGTATGTTCGCTCATCTTTTTTCCattatcattttttctttaaatctcAATGCTTGTGCTTTTGTTGATTCATGCTTACCATCCAGTAGTCAAGTTTCTCTTAGCCAAAATTTGGCATAACTATATCAACTGTTATCCTACCTACATGTTTTACTGGAGGTTCTGCCATGATTGATGTCTCTTTGTTGGTAGGAATTACCTTAACTTGAGGATTTGTAGTGGTGATGAGTATTTTCCAAGTACTTCTATTTGTGCTTCAAACTCTCACGTGTCTTAGAGTACTTGTAGTTTGGCCTTCAATTCTATTCATGTTTTACATGCTTCTGGGATGAAACCCCTACAAGTGACACACCAAGAGAGTGCAGAGTATATGTAAATTTCTGGGCTCTTAGTGATGATAGTAAAGCAGGACTCTTCATAACTTTAAAATTACAGTTTTCCTAAGGATACAGAATCTTAGGCCTGCAATAACTGGATGTTTTCATCAATAAGCTAAGAACTATGATTGAAATATCAGAGACAAAAAGTATGGACAAATGCTAGGCTTTTAAGTGCAAGCACAATTAGAATGaatggaaaaacaaaaaatgtggATActttatataagtaaacaatataaagacatatataaatttgataaaGATATTATTACTATAGCTAAACAAAGTATGTAGAGTGAAAAATCATGTTATTTCTAATTTATCAaccatttcaattttttgtttagaTGTAAAGAAGTAGTTTTAAGTTCTCATTAACTAGTTTTAATggtaaattttcaatttattattcaTTATCAGTTTATCACTCAATAATTCATCCAAAACTTTCTGCTAATGATTAATAAATCACTTTGCCAACTACATTTATTTGTTAATGCTTCCCTCTTAAAAGCTGAGACTATACAAATAAGGCACATCCATAGTTCCTTGGTGCCGGAGGAGAAATGCCAAACTGAACTTTACGTAGCTTCGGGGCTTAAGCCTACCTCAAACAAGCCCTTAACAACGTTGGTTGAACTTGAACATAGCTTGTTTTGCCCGAGAACAAATGACCTTAGTATTGATCAATCTGATCCAATTGGTCTTAACTACTTATTCTTGTCATTGTCTTGGAATGGGACAGGATAAGTAGTTGGAAGTAAGACTATAAATTTGAAGGTAAAGGAACATATTGACAATTTTTTCCATAGCCTCTTTACTATCAGCATGCAGTAGGTTACtggtattttccttaaattCGGATCCTGCAATATGAGAGTTGCAAATATGCTCATGGTCGATTAGATTCTATGGGTTTCAAGGTGAAACTTTGTCTgaagctgttttttttttaaaaattgattgtATTTAATTGctgatttttttcaattgttgAACTTCTCTGCATTAGTTTTCCGGCAATTAATGTTCTGTCCTTTTAATCTTCTCCTTTATCCCTCTTCCTTTTCAGGCTCTCACTCCAATATCATCCAGACAAGAACAAAAGTAAGGGTGCACAGGAGAAATTTGCTGAGATTAATAACGGTATAACAGCTTCTGATTTCTATCTTCCTTTTCAGCACTCTGCCAATTATCAAAaagaggaaagaaagaaattgtaGTTGAGGAAATTAAAAGAACCGCTTTTgctattttctttaaaattcttgCTAAAGTTATCACTAGAATCTGAGATCCAAAGATGGTGTTGTTTTTCTTATCTTTCTTCAAGGTGCTAGGTAGGTTTGATTTTATCTAAGATCCAAAGATGGGTGGTGATTAAAGGTTAAAACCCATACAATCTGAGTTATCTTGATGTGTGCAACTAGTTACAGCATGCATTTTCTTTCTCTGGGTGTTTGCTTGCTTGATGATCAATATTATTAACTATCTGTATCATTTGTCTATCAAATTTCAGCTTATGAAATTCTGTCCAATGAAGATAAGAGGAAAAACTATGACCTATATGGAGATGAGAAGGGAGCTCCTGGATTTGATGCTGGAGGCGCTGGAGATCATGGTGGATATACATACTTTACAAGTGGTGGACCAGGACAAAGTGGGTTCAACTTCGGGCCAGGTGGTATGGGTGGTGGACAAGGAGGTGcaaaatcattttcattttcctttggcGGTCCTGGCAGTCAAAGCTCTTCTGGCTTTGGTTTAGATGATATATTCTCCAACATGTTTGGGGGTGGTATGGGAAGTGGGAGTCAGTTTGGGGGTGGTATGGGAGGTGGGAGTAAATTTGGGGGATTTAGTGGCTTTGGTGGTTCAGGCAGGTCTCAGTCTAGAACCAAGAACTCTGGCAAGAGCATCCCTTCCGTAAACTCGCAGAtgtataagaaagaaatatcTGATAAAGGAATGACTTGGCTATTACTCTCTCATACATCTACATCAAGAGATATCCAATATTATGAATCTGTCATCAGAGAAGTTGCAAGCTCACTGGATGGGGCAATGAAGGTATGCATCCTTTTACTTATATCATAATACTTCTAGACTCTAGTCATTACTGTAATTCCACTGATGTGCTCTTACTGTGATAGGTGGGGAGAATAAACTGTGAAACTGATGCATCTTTTTGCAAGGGTCTTGGCATATATCCTCGCAATGTGCCAAGATTGTTTGTGTATTCATTAAAATCAAGTGGGGATGGTGCGTTGATGGAGTACAGTGATGATTTAGATGTGAAGAGGGTGAAAAGTTTTTGCCATGATCATCTTCCTAGATTCTCAAAGCGTGTAGATTTGGACCACTTTGATTTTGTTTCCCAGACTGTAGGAGGTTTACCCAAAGTGATGCTTCtctcaacaaagaaagataCTCCAGT
This genomic window contains:
- the LOC125856588 gene encoding dnaJ protein ERDJ3A isoform X2; the encoded protein is MKTRQISIAIVLCASLFVLNVQSKTVDPYKVLGVDKSASQREIQKAFHKLSLQYHPDKNKSKGAQEKFAEINNAYEILSNEDKRKNYDLYGDEKGAPGFDAGGAGDHGGYTYFTSGGPGQSGFNFGPGGMGGGQGGAKSFSFSFGGPGSQSSSGFGLDDIFSNMFGGGMGSGSKFGGFSGFGGSGRSQSRTKNSGKSIPSVNSQMYKKEISDKGMTWLLLSHTSTSRDIQYYESVIREVASSLDGAMKVGRINCETDASFCKGLGIYPRNVPRLFVYSLKSSGDGALMEYSDDLDVKRVKSFCHDHLPRFSKRVDLDHFDFVSQTVGGLPKVMLLSTKKDTPVIWRALSGLYRNRFVFYDAQVRDSSDPAVRRLGVDALPAIVSWLSNGEKQILRTGISVKDLKSAIQDLSSLLDNFEKKSKKAASAQSKSEQSEAEAKQVPVLTGSNFNDICGEKTPVCVIGVFRSSKARDKLEKVLLSVSQKSLSRRQNTAYGSRDSVSYALLDAARQQSFLNAFDKSGYKSSDKVLLAYKPRKGKFAVFEGEVTSEDAESFISSVLSGDVQFSNTRQNL
- the LOC125856588 gene encoding dnaJ protein ERDJ3A isoform X1, producing MKTRQISIAIVLCASLFVLNVQSKTVDPYKVLGVDKSASQREIQKAFHKLSLQYHPDKNKSKGAQEKFAEINNAYEILSNEDKRKNYDLYGDEKGAPGFDAGGAGDHGGYTYFTSGGPGQSGFNFGPGGMGGGQGGAKSFSFSFGGPGSQSSSGFGLDDIFSNMFGGGMGSGSQFGGGMGGGSKFGGFSGFGGSGRSQSRTKNSGKSIPSVNSQMYKKEISDKGMTWLLLSHTSTSRDIQYYESVIREVASSLDGAMKVGRINCETDASFCKGLGIYPRNVPRLFVYSLKSSGDGALMEYSDDLDVKRVKSFCHDHLPRFSKRVDLDHFDFVSQTVGGLPKVMLLSTKKDTPVIWRALSGLYRNRFVFYDAQVRDSSDPAVRRLGVDALPAIVSWLSNGEKQILRTGISVKDLKSAIQDLSSLLDNFEKKSKKAASAQSKSEQSEAEAKQVPVLTGSNFNDICGEKTPVCVIGVFRSSKARDKLEKVLLSVSQKSLSRRQNTAYGSRDSVSYALLDAARQQSFLNAFDKSGYKSSDKVLLAYKPRKGKFAVFEGEVTSEDAESFISSVLSGDVQFSNTRQNL